TAATTGGAGTGTCTTTTTATCATAGAAACCGATCAGGTAAGGATCGCTCGGTTCTCCTGGTTTAATTAGGCTCTGTTTCCACGGACCGCCATGGCCGGTCGGTTTCCCCAGCTGCCACAGATCGTCGATAGTACCTGCCCAAACGGCTGCTTTCTGATCATCTGAAACAAAGATATGTGGGTTTTTGTCATTTGACACTTTAGGAAGATCGATGCCGGTCATCACCAGCAGCCCACGGTATGATGCATAATCGTTAACTTTAAACGGGTGGGACGCTATCGGCCTGATCTTGGCATATCCGTCGGCATTCTCTGCCGGTAGTTCATAAAAGGTGCCGTGGCAATTAAACAGATCACGTTCCGTGGCCACTTCTCTACAAACCCGTAAAGCTCCGTGCTCTGTAAGCCTGGTGAACTGCTCATCGCCAAAAGGTAAGCGCCAGCGTCTACCGTCATCGTCAACTACCAAAACCGAAGCACTGTCCAGCTGCACGGCATCTCTAAAGATGGTCATATTGGAGCGAATCTTTTGTTCGATGGAATCATTGCTGGTTTTTACAAGTTCGAGCTTGTCGTCCAATTCGTAATAGCCGATTTCTTTAGCTACACCATTTTCCATACGTTGTGCCAATAGGCCCAACTTACGTTGGTTGTTGCCCAATGCATAAAGCAAACCACCTGTATTGGTCGATTCTTCACTCAAACCATCAAATATCTCCGAACGCTGATTGCGCTTTTCCGGATTGGCATACACAAAATAAGCACTTGCTTTGGTGGGCTTATCCGTCAGGATACGTAGCCATTCGCCGCTTTCTTGTTTGTCAAAATTATAACTCACAGATGAGTTGGCTTTTACGGTGACGGAATCCAATTTTGTCCATTGGTCAGTTCCTTTTTTATCTACTTCGAAGGTGAAGGTGACCGCATTATTGGCCTCGTTTTTAAGCCACAGGGCCCGCGTGTCCCAACCGGCAAATAAATAAGGATCCGACGGTACATTGGCCTTTACTTCTTCACGTTGCCACACAGCTCCATCTGCCGTGTTTGGTCCTAACGAATCCGGTTCTGTAAGTGCAGTGAACCAGAGATTCGAGTTGGACTGCCCGGGGCCAAGAATGTTTCCCTTGGCTTTTCGCTTATTTAGGAACTCCTTTTCGGCAGAGTCGTCACAACCAAATACTAATTGGTCATTCCAGCGGGTATAATCGCCGATGACTTTCAGATAGGCCGAACGGGGGCGAATGCCAGCTGTTTGGCCAATGTTGAATCGTGCAGGAAATCGCCAAAATAACCCATGCATGGTCATGAGATAATCGGATTGTTCCTGGGTGCCCACATCGCGAATCCGCGGCCATTCCGTATTATAGCCATGTGCGCCATCGTAACTATGGCTAGCCTTTGGCAATCGGAAGAAACGCCATTCCCCGTTTCCGCGCACACCCATTAGAACAGACTTATGATCCCAACCGGTTACCCAGATGGGATCTTCCTCCACATTTTTATTGCCGCGAATGCCTCCCGGACCGGTGACTTCAACAAATTGATTTCTGCGGATCAGCTTCCACGCTTTGCCATCCCATTCGTGAAGGCTTCCCGATGGGGCATCAAAGCGTTTCATGGCCTCCTTCGACAACTCGCCATTGTCACTGTATACCAACACACCTTGCCCACTATAGAGCCCTTTCCCATGGGCCCCAATGAGATTTGCCTCGGGAACTCCCCGCATTTGATCTTTCTTTAAGTTGCCGTCGGCATATAACCATGTTGGTTCCAGCGTCTGTACGTCGACTTCATAAAAGCCTTCCTCCATGGTGGCGTAGTATATTTTTCCTGCCGGGTCGGTGAGGTGCCGGGCATTGCCGGTATGCCTGCCAGGCATTTTATCGTAGGATATGGTACGGACATTACCGCTGGAATCAATGGCATAAGGGCCGATAAATAATTGATTGCTTTCCGGATGTATCATCCGGTTTGCAGGTGTTCCGCCGATGCTTTCTGGATGGGCTGTTTGTATTAACTCGGGTGTGATCTGATACAGTTTGTCTGACGAGCCGAAAGGAAAGTGCTGTCCATAGGAAACAGCCCATAAACTGCCCGCCCAGGGAACCAATGCGCCGGTACCACATTCACCTTCATTATTATACATCGCTAAATGGGGGTAAATACCACTGATTTGTTGAGGTTTATCTATGGCTTGCTTGCCGGTTTGACAGGCTATAAATAAAGGAGCTAAGATCGTAAATGAAGCGCTCGCTGTCTTTCTTAAAAATTTCATATATGCTGTTCGTTTTCTTTTCTGATTTTTTTTCTATAACTTAATAATTGGGATTCTGTTTTAAACCGCTTGTGAGCACTTCGCTGGTAGGTATGGGCCAAAGGTATTGCCTAGAAGCATCAAATTTGCGAATAACAATTTGTTTGATTAATCCGCTGGCTGCCATGGATGAGAAATCGGCAATGCCATTTTCATCAATTGGTGTTACCTGCGGGAAAAACCACAAGCCATTTTTAACAACTTTTTCACGTAGTTCCTCAGGATCTAATAGGCCATAAATCGGCGTGTTAAGTATCTTTTCAGCCAAACGCCAACGGATAAGATCCATATAACGTATCCCTTCAAAGGCAAATTCCATACGTCTTTCCGTACGGATAAGCTGGCGTAAAGCAGTTTGTGCTGTTACTGTTATTGCAGGATAGGAATCCATCTCCGCTGCGGTTACACCGTAGGCACGCGCTCTCACCTGATTAATGGCATCCAATACACTTTGATCGATTTCACCTAACTCGGTTTTGGCTTCTGCATACATGAGCAATACATCCGCATAGCGGATAATGATTTGATCCGGTTCGGCCTGCCAGGAATTTTGCAGCCAGTCTTCATCGACACCTTTCTTCCAAAGCAAGCCTGTATAGGAGGCGAATGGTGCGATAGCGCGATTGTCGCGGTTTTCAACCCCTTGGCTATCTGACGTTCTACGAACCTGCAACGTGTCTGGATGCGGTTGGTAAATAAATCCAATATGTGGCGTGCTGAATTCCACAATGGTCGCTGCACAGCGGGGGTCACGATTTTGGAAAGGCTCCTGCGGATTGTACAAAGATGACTGATCTATGGGGAGTCCATCGCTGCATAAAAATGCATTGAATAAATCCCAGGTGGGCACCATCGCACCGTAGCCTCCGGCTATTCGGGGAATATAATCCTGTAAGCCGCCCAGCGTTACCTGCATAGCCACGGAGCGGGGAAGACCAAAAATCGTTTCAGGTGAATTTTTGGTTCTCGACAAGAACAATTCACTGAAATCGGTGTGCAAGGCGTATTCGCCTAAGTTGATACAGGCTTCGGATGCATCGCTTGCGGTACGCCAATCTTGCATTTGGAGTGCAATGCGGGCTTTCATTGCCAAGGCGGCGCCCACGGTGGCTCTTTTTAATTCATTTGCTCCATAGCTGGTTTTCAGATACCCTGCCGCAAAATCAAAATCCTCATAGATTT
This Olivibacter sp. SDN3 DNA region includes the following protein-coding sequences:
- a CDS encoding RagB/SusD family nutrient uptake outer membrane protein, translating into MMIKRKIYGFITVGLLLSSCSKLDLNPLSQGSSETWNATVEEINMSLNGLYKHVFWPADDNSWTDDFIYRESVNAIIGATINGQTDFVNDWWLNAYKCIARANNVLESVGRASGELTEDQINTFIAEARFIRACQYAKLLTHYGNIIYTEKTLEIEEAQQMEQADPQLVLTKIYEDFDFAAGYLKTSYGANELKRATVGAALAMKARIALQMQDWRTASDASEACINLGEYALHTDFSELFLSRTKNSPETIFGLPRSVAMQVTLGGLQDYIPRIAGGYGAMVPTWDLFNAFLCSDGLPIDQSSLYNPQEPFQNRDPRCAATIVEFSTPHIGFIYQPHPDTLQVRRTSDSQGVENRDNRAIAPFASYTGLLWKKGVDEDWLQNSWQAEPDQIIIRYADVLLMYAEAKTELGEIDQSVLDAINQVRARAYGVTAAEMDSYPAITVTAQTALRQLIRTERRMEFAFEGIRYMDLIRWRLAEKILNTPIYGLLDPEELREKVVKNGLWFFPQVTPIDENGIADFSSMAASGLIKQIVIRKFDASRQYLWPIPTSEVLTSGLKQNPNY